A single region of the Sciurus carolinensis chromosome 14, mSciCar1.2, whole genome shotgun sequence genome encodes:
- the LOC124964775 gene encoding odorant-binding protein 2b-like encodes METLFLSIVLLGLVAALQAQDPLSFPSEELNITGTWYTKAVVVNTTRGPGWKRPRKVLPMTVTALEDGTWEAKTTLLINGRCLEKKITLQKTEEPGRYRAFHRKGFVFVEELPEQEHYIFYCQDQGPGETPRVAKLMGRTPEENLEALEEFRKFTQRKGLLAKDIFTPELTETCVPEQE; translated from the exons ATGGAGACGCTGTTCCTGAGCATCgtgctgctgggcctggtggctgcCCTGCAGGCCCAGGACCCCCTGTCCTTCCCCTCAGAGGAGCTAAAC ATCACAGGGACCTGGTACACAAAAGCCGTGGTGGTCAACACGACCCGGGGACCAGGGTGGAAGAGGCCCAGGAAGGTGCTCCCCATGACGGTGACAGCCCTGGAAGATGGGACCTGGGAGGCCAAGACCACCCTCCT GATTAATGGTCGGTgcctagaaaagaaaattacactgCAGAAAACAGAGGAGCCGGGCAGATACAGAGCCT TCCACCGCAAGGGGTTCGTATTCGTAGAGGAGCTGCCTGAGCAGGAGCACTACATCTTCTACTGCCAAGACCAGGGCCCGGGGGAAACGCCCCGCGTGGCCAAGCTCATGG GGAGGACCCCCGAGGAAAACCTGGAGGCCCTGGAAGAATTTAGGAAATTCACACAGCGCAAGGGACTGTTGGCCAAGGACATCTTCACACCTGAGCTGACAG AAACCTGTGTTCCCGAGCAGGAGTAG